From a region of the Alnus glutinosa chromosome 1, dhAlnGlut1.1, whole genome shotgun sequence genome:
- the LOC133860528 gene encoding LOW QUALITY PROTEIN: uncharacterized protein LOC133860528 (The sequence of the model RefSeq protein was modified relative to this genomic sequence to represent the inferred CDS: deleted 1 base in 1 codon), whose protein sequence is MVRVSVLNDALKSMYIAEKRGKQQVMIRLSSKVHYKNTSILTRVYSTGYIVEFEYVDDHRSEKFVVELNGKLWLNKCGVISPRFDVGVKEIEAWTARLLPSGNSFICDLGYETPRLWFKTYLAFTPSVHPTQRVFTIDGFRNWKKVRDGKNCAFLNHIGKDHNSFNRIAERSYEDLKNQSQHIQNVFENFTSEQIANNRLQLKASIEVVRMLAFQGIAFRGRDESVDSTNRENFLEILNLIVSYNEQIAEVIAKAQKNASYTSPVIQKEILHIFSTKVNETIRKEIGNAKFCIIVDEPRDESMNEQMAIVLRFVDKDGFVRERFFGLVHVSNTAAATLQNGMYFVLSQHKLAIENIRGQGYDGASNMRGGWNGLQALVSNDCPYAYYIHCFAHRLQLALVAASKEVIPVHQFFTNLTFIVNIVCASCSRFEELRIAQTAEIAYLIEIDEIQSGRGLNQIVIYNGLEILVGVLT, encoded by the exons ATGGTGAGAGTTAGTGTGTTGAATGATGCTCTCAAGAGCATGTACATTGCCGAGAAGAGGGGGAAGCAACAGGTCATGATCAGGTTGTCCTCCAAagttcactacaaaaatacatccattttgacgcgtgtctacagtaccg gtTATATTGTGGAGTTTGAGTATGTTGACGATCACAGATCTGAAAAATTTGTGGTTGAATTGAATGGAAAA TTGTGGTTGAACAAGTGCGGGGTTATAAGTCCTCGATTTGATGTTGGTGT TAAAGAGATTGAAGCCTGGACTGCCAGGCTGCTTCCGTCTGGCAACAGCTTCATATg tgatcttGGATATGAAACTCCTCGTCTTTGGTTCAAGACATATTTGGCTTTTACT CCATCTGTGCATCCTACGCAACGTGTATTCACTATAGATGGATTCAGGAATTGGAAGAAAGTTAGAGATGGAAAAAATTGTGCTtttctcaatcatataggaAAAGATCATAATTCATTTAATAGAATTGCTGAAAGGTCATATGAAGACTTAAAGAACCAGTCTCAACACATACAAAAtgtgtttgaaaatttcacttctgaacaaattgcaaacaatcGACTGCAGTTAAAAGCTTCAATTGAAGTTGTTCGAATGTTGGCATTTCAAGGTATTGCTTTTAGAGGTCGGGATGAAAGTGTGGATTCAACGAATCGTgaaaattttcttgaaatattgaatttgaTAGTTTCATATAATGAACAAATTGCTGAAGTGATAGCTAAAGCTCAAAAAAATGCCTCTTACACATCACCAGTgatacaaaaagaaattttacatattttttcaaccaaagtgAATGAGACAATTCGCAAAGAAATTGGTAATGCAAAGTTTTGCATAATTGTTGATGAACCTCGTGATGAGTCAATGAATGAGCAAATGGCTATAGTTTTaagatttgttgacaaagatgGTTTTGTGCGGGAACGCTTTTTTGGGCTTGTTCATGTCTCTAATACTGCGGCAGCAACTCTACAAAATGgtatgtattttgtattgtcTCAACATAAGTTAGCGATTGAAAATATTCGAGGACAAGGATATGACGGCGCAAGTAACATGCGAGGTGGGTGGAATGGGTTGCAAGCTTTGGTTTCAAATGATTGCCCATATGCCTACTACATTCATTGTTTCGCACATCGTTTGCAATTGGCATTAGTAGCAGCATCAAAGGAAGTTATTCCTGTTCAtcaattttttactaatttgacttttattgttaatattgtttGTGCTTCGTGTAGTCGATTTGAAGAATTGCGGATTGCCCAAACTGCTGAAATTGCTTACCTAATTGAAATTGATGAGATTCAGAGTGGAAGGGGACTtaatcaaattgtaatttacAACGGGCTGGAGATACTCGTTGGAGTTCTCACTTGA